The following nucleotide sequence is from Funiculus sociatus GB2-C1.
ACACCATTCGCTAAAGCCAATTGCACGCCGTTGAATCCAGCGTTAGTCACCATGACATCCACATGAGGCAGCAGATGTTCGTAGGGAATAAACTTCTCGACCCTGACATTAGCAGGCATTGAGTCAAGTCCAAGATTGTCAATCGGCTGTCCTCCAGTTGTAACAATGACCAGTACGTTATCGTTGGCAAGTGCCTGGATTGCAGGCAAAATCAGGTCGCCTGCGTCCGTTGCTACAGTTCCTTGCGTGACGAAGACAACTGGCTTACCGTCAGAAAGTTCCTCCCACCAAGCAGGCAGTGTAACGTTAGCTTCCAGACTGGGCAAAAAGGGTCCGATAAAATGCACTTGCGGTGGTAAATCGCTACGGGGATACTCAAACGTTGGAGTAGTTCCTTGCAAGTAGAGAAACGGAGATAGGGCGGCGGTGAAAAAGTCTTGGGACTTGGGTGGTAACCCCACACTTTCTCGAACGCGATCAAGATGAACCGTTACATCGCGCATCAAGACTCGCTGTGACAACCCATTCAAAAATGCATTTCGCAATCGCCCAAACGCTGAATTGGTAGGTTGTATACCCAGTCCAAACGGAGCGGTATCGCGGCTGCCCAAGGGTAAAGCAGACATACCAAAGGCTGCCCACGGCAACCCCGTTTTTTCCTCCAGCCATGACACGCCAATGAAGAAGACATCGCATAGCAGGACATCGGCTGGAAAAGAGCGAAGGATTTCTGTTAAGTCTGATAGCTGCGTAACTCCAGCATCTATGAAGCCATGCTTGAGGTAGAACTTAAACTGCGCCACCCCCTTACTCGCTTCTTTCTGGTCTAACCACGACTGAGGAATGGTACTCATATCTGTAAAGTCTAATCCCGTGCGAATAGGGACGTGATATGCACCAATCGCTTCAACCTTTTCCTTAAATCCTTTGCCTGTGTACCACCACACTTCATGAGAGCGCTCCACTAGGAAGCGGGCAATCGGTAATGCTGGGTTGACGTGTCCGGCTGCGGGAATTGTAGCAATCAGAAAACGAGCCATTATGATGCAGAAACTCCAATGAACTGGGGGTGTCAGCGCCTTCCCGGTTTAATGAATTAAATTTTTAATTCATTGTCAGCGGTGAGTTCGGGTTCTGTCAAGAATGAATTAAATTTTTAGTTAACAAGAGCTACTTAGACCTTGAGTACCTGTAAAGTTCAAAGAGAAAGGCTTGACCTCCCCTACCGCCGTCCTGTCATCGATTTGTCTAACCGTTGTGAGCCAAAAAGCCAAAAACCAAAAAACACCTGCTGCTTCTTCTGCTAAGCGTCCAGTACGTGATGCAGAGGCGACCAAACAAGAGATTCTCGATGCCGCCGAGGAGGAGTTTGCCTTCCACGGACTCAGTGGAGCGCGAACTGAAGCGATCGCTAAGAGTGCAGGCGTAGCACCACGAATGCTCTACTACTACTTTCAGAGCAAGGAAGGGCTTTACCAAGCGGTTTTAGAGCGACCGGCGACACAATTCCAGGAGGTGCTTTTGCAACTCAACCTAGAACAATTGCCAGCAGCAGAAGCGCTAAGAGCGTTTTTGCAAACCACAATTGCCTACGAGGCTTCTCACCGCCATCGGGGAATGTTGTTGTTTCAAGAAGCGAATCAGAATCAGGGCAAGTATTTC
It contains:
- a CDS encoding glycosyltransferase — protein: MARFLIATIPAAGHVNPALPIARFLVERSHEVWWYTGKGFKEKVEAIGAYHVPIRTGLDFTDMSTIPQSWLDQKEASKGVAQFKFYLKHGFIDAGVTQLSDLTEILRSFPADVLLCDVFFIGVSWLEEKTGLPWAAFGMSALPLGSRDTAPFGLGIQPTNSAFGRLRNAFLNGLSQRVLMRDVTVHLDRVRESVGLPPKSQDFFTAALSPFLYLQGTTPTFEYPRSDLPPQVHFIGPFLPSLEANVTLPAWWEELSDGKPVVFVTQGTVATDAGDLILPAIQALANDNVLVIVTTGGQPIDNLGLDSMPANVRVEKFIPYEHLLPHVDVMVTNAGFNGVQLALANGVPLVTAGQTEEKPEICARVQWAGVGIDLKTSKPRPRQIRDAVMKILGSSQYRQRAFRFKTEIAQYDAPALATALLEQLASTKKPVLRAIE
- a CDS encoding TetR family transcriptional regulator; the protein is MSQKAKNQKTPAASSAKRPVRDAEATKQEILDAAEEEFAFHGLSGARTEAIAKSAGVAPRMLYYYFQSKEGLYQAVLERPATQFQEVLLQLNLEQLPAAEALRAFLQTTIAYEASHRHRGMLLFQEANQNQGKYFKLTNWQQPIASLTGILERGMQEGIFCKLDGYMTTLTIIGVCVFYANAHENLKHLEPERDLLSPELIEQYTQAAINLVLTGVLHQEK